In Marisediminicola antarctica, one DNA window encodes the following:
- a CDS encoding DUF4307 domain-containing protein, whose protein sequence is MSSPAPAPVTTAEIDERYGRTPGRKRWNRRGAWAAAAAFVAVFTAWVVWGGLDGTTTSVDAVDTAHKVIDDRSVSITFRAALPPGTSASCALQAQNQTHGIVGWKIVDVPESDVRVRSVTSVVNTTELAVTGLIYRCWLT, encoded by the coding sequence TTGTCCAGCCCCGCCCCCGCGCCCGTCACCACGGCGGAGATCGACGAACGCTACGGGCGTACGCCCGGTCGCAAGCGTTGGAATCGGCGTGGCGCGTGGGCCGCGGCGGCCGCGTTCGTGGCCGTCTTCACGGCGTGGGTCGTCTGGGGCGGGCTGGATGGCACGACCACCTCGGTCGACGCGGTCGATACCGCCCATAAGGTCATCGACGACCGATCGGTCAGCATCACCTTCCGTGCCGCGCTCCCCCCGGGCACCTCCGCGAGCTGCGCACTCCAAGCGCAAAACCAGACGCACGGGATCGTCGGCTGGAAGATCGTCGACGTACCGGAATCCGACGTGAGGGTGAGGTCTGTCACGAGCGTTGTCAATACCACCGAGCTGGCGGTCACGGGCTTGATCTACCGCTGCTGGCTCACGTAA